A genomic region of Chionomys nivalis chromosome 12, mChiNiv1.1, whole genome shotgun sequence contains the following coding sequences:
- the LOC130885047 gene encoding olfactory receptor 11G2-like, producing the protein MKILSSPSNSSTISGFILLGFPCPREGQILLFVLFVIVYLLTLMGNASIICAVRWDQRLHTPMYLLLANFSFLEIWYVTSTVPNMLANFLSDTKVISFSGCFLQFYFFFSLGSTECFFLAVMAFDRYLAICRPLHYPALMTGRLCNILVIGCWVLGFLWFPVPIIIISQMSFCGSRIIDHFLCDPGPLLALTCQKDPRVELVFSILSPLPLIIPFLFIMGSYALVLIAVLKVPSASGKRKAFSTCGSHLAVVALFYGSVLVMYGSPTSEHEAGMQKLVTLFYSVLTPLLNPVIYSLRNKYMKTALKKILGEIKIWLSKKILGN; encoded by the coding sequence ATGAAAATCCTCAGCAGCCCCAGCAACTCCAGCACCATCTCTGGCTTCATCCTCCTGGGTTTCCCCTGCCCCAGGGAAGGACAGATCCTTCTCTTTGTACTATTCGTCATAGTCTACCTCCTCACCCTCATGGGCAATGCTTCCATCATCTGTGCTGTGCGCTGGGATCAGAGACTCCACACCCCCATGTACCTCCTGCTGGCCAACTTCTCCTTCCTGGAGATCTGGTATGTCACCTCCACGGTCCCCAACATGCTGGCCAACTTCCTCTCTGACACCAAGGTCATCTCCTTCTCTGGGTGCTTCTTGcagttctatttcttcttctccttgggTTCTACAGAATGTTTTTTCCTGGCAGTTATGGCCTTTGATCGCTACCTTGCCATCTGCAGGCCTCTACACTATCCTGCCCTTATGACTGGGCGCCTCTGTAACATCCTGGTGATCGGTTGCTGGGTGCTTGGTTTCCTCTGGTTCCCCGttcccatcatcatcatctcccaGATGTCCTTCTGTGGGTCCAGGATTATAGATCATTTCCTATGTGACCCAGGCCCTCTGTTAGCACTGACTTGCCAAAAAGATCCCAGAGTAGAACTGGTCTTCTCCATCTTAAGCCCTCTGCCTCTcattattccttttctctttatcatGGGGTCTTATGCTCTGGTCCTAATAGCTGTATTGAAGGTCCCTTCGGCCTCtggaaaaagaaaggctttctcgACCTGTGGGTCCCATCTGGCTGTGGTTGCATTATTCTATGGCTCAGTATTGGTCATGTATGGGAGTCCAACATCTGAGCACGAAGCTGGAATGCAGAAGCTCGTGACTCTGTTTTATTCTGTCTTGACCCCACTTCTTAATCCTGTGATCTATAGTCTTAGGAACAAATATATGAAGACAGCCCTGAAGAAAATTCTGGGGGAGATAAAAATTTGGTTGTCAAAAAAGATTCTAGgcaattaa